Within Triticum aestivum cultivar Chinese Spring unplaced genomic scaffold, IWGSC CS RefSeq v2.1 scaffold248707, whole genome shotgun sequence, the genomic segment ACTGGTTGCCCATGAAAGATCACATACTTGAATTTGATTTGGATAGAGGGACACTCGCCATGATCGAGGGGCCTGGTCTTAATGAACCCCACAAACATCGGATCATCAAAGCAGAGGATGGTCATGTTGGTCTTTTCGTGTTAACTGAATATAGCATTCAAATGTGGCAGATGAAGGTCAATTATCAAGGTGTTACCACATGGTTGTTGCGGAATGCTGCAATTCATGGGATCTCTCCTCGGGTTAAGATAAAAAAGACACGATTGCTTGGGTATGATGAGGATACTGAAGCAATAGTTCTAAATATGCGCGGGGGAGTCTATATGGTTGAACTTAAGTCAATGCAATGCAAGAAACTTCATGAAGTCACTAATTATGCAAGCTGTCGCTATTATCCTTTTAAGAGTTTCCGTCCTCCAGGTGATTGTTCATCCTTAGGCCTTATATTATATGTGTATGATCTGGTTACATCTTACACTTGATTGCCCAAATATTATCGTTATGCTACTATACTATTCAACAACAACTTAAATTTAATTATAATTTCTTCCTATGCTAGATATACAAATGGACATATAGTGGTACTATTTAGTAACTATCATCCAGTATAAATGTTTTCACTCTTCCGAGATACCATATCAAATGACAAATCGGTAACTCAATTCGCATGTTTGTTACCTCAAAGATAGTTATATTTTCTATCTAGTACTTTTATCTTATTTTGATCTAGCTATTAATCTTAGGTCCATATTAACACCTCCGTTGCACCAATACTATGTAACATATAGATGAAAATGAGATATTTTGCTCAAGTGATATTTCTGAGCTCAACTATGTTACCCCAACTACTATTTTCTTCTCTTATCCATTTCTCTTTTCGTCGGC encodes:
- the LOC123172383 gene encoding uncharacterized protein encodes the protein MKDHILEFDLDRGTLAMIEGPGLNEPHKHRIIKAEDGHVGLFVLTEYSIQMWQMKVNYQGVTTWLLRNAAIHGISPRVKIKKTRLLGYDEDTEAIVLNMRGGVYMVELKSMQCKKLHEVTNYASCRYYPFKSFRPPGIGIAAGCDGVEARHGALG